In Pseudomonas lalkuanensis, the following are encoded in one genomic region:
- a CDS encoding outer membrane lipoprotein, with protein sequence MRKPVLLVASFTAVALALGGCQSSLTGDTYSRDEARQVQTVRMGTIESLRPVKIEGTKTPVGAGAGAVVGGIGGSTIGHGRGSAVAAVIGAVAGGLLGAAAEEGMTRTQGVEITVREDDGSMRAYVQEVQPNEVFRVGERVRIMTVNGTSRVAH encoded by the coding sequence ATGCGTAAACCCGTCCTGCTGGTGGCCTCTTTCACGGCAGTGGCACTGGCATTGGGTGGCTGTCAGTCGAGCCTGACCGGTGACACCTATTCCCGTGACGAGGCTCGGCAAGTGCAGACCGTGCGCATGGGCACCATCGAATCCTTGCGTCCGGTGAAGATCGAAGGCACCAAGACTCCGGTCGGCGCGGGTGCCGGCGCTGTAGTCGGTGGCATCGGCGGCAGCACCATCGGCCATGGCCGCGGAAGCGCGGTTGCAGCCGTCATCGGTGCGGTTGCTGGCGGCCTGCTGGGCGCAGCCGCCGAGGAAGGTATGACCCGCACCCAGGGTGTGGAAATTACCGTACGCGAGGACGATGGCTCGATGCGCGCCTACGTCCAGGAAGTCCAGCCCAACGAAGTCTTCCGCGTTGGCGAGCGTGTGCGCATCATGACCGTCAACGGCACCAGCCGCGTAGCTCACTGA
- a CDS encoding serine hydrolase domain-containing protein, with amino-acid sequence MQTQGYFDLRFEVARDAFAELFADPQERGAALCVQVGGETVLDLWAGVADKDGQEAWHSDTILNLFSCTKTFASVTLLQLVGEGKLELDAPVARYWPEFAAAGKERISVRQVLCHRAGLPAIRAALPAEALYDWEAMTTALAAEKPWWTPGEAHGYAPITYGWLVGELIRRVEGRGPGASIVARVARPLGLDFHVGLADEEFHRVAHIARAKGNMGDAAAQRLLKCMMTEPNSLSTRSFTNPPSIMTSTNKPEWRRMQQPAANGHGNARSLAGFYAGLLDGQLLDGELLAELTREHARGDDLTLLTATRFGLGCMLDEPDVANATYGMGRYAFGHPGAGGSTGFADPERELAFGFVTNTLGPYVLMDPRAQKLARVVKECLG; translated from the coding sequence GTGCAGACCCAGGGCTATTTCGACTTGCGCTTCGAGGTGGCGAGAGACGCCTTCGCCGAACTCTTCGCGGACCCGCAGGAGCGCGGCGCCGCGCTCTGCGTGCAGGTGGGCGGGGAGACGGTGCTCGACCTCTGGGCCGGCGTAGCGGACAAGGATGGCCAGGAAGCCTGGCACAGCGACACCATCCTCAACCTGTTTTCCTGCACCAAGACCTTCGCGTCGGTCACCCTGCTGCAACTGGTAGGGGAGGGCAAGCTGGAGTTGGACGCGCCTGTAGCGCGTTACTGGCCCGAGTTCGCCGCCGCCGGCAAGGAGCGCATCAGCGTTCGCCAGGTCCTGTGTCACCGCGCCGGCTTGCCGGCAATCCGCGCCGCTTTGCCGGCGGAAGCCCTCTACGACTGGGAGGCTATGACCACTGCACTGGCGGCCGAGAAACCCTGGTGGACACCCGGCGAGGCGCACGGCTATGCCCCCATCACCTACGGCTGGCTGGTGGGTGAGCTGATCCGCCGGGTCGAAGGTCGCGGTCCGGGAGCGTCCATCGTGGCTCGCGTCGCCAGGCCGCTGGGGCTGGATTTCCATGTCGGCCTGGCCGATGAGGAGTTCCACCGCGTCGCCCATATCGCCCGCGCCAAGGGCAACATGGGGGATGCCGCAGCGCAGCGCCTGCTCAAATGCATGATGACTGAGCCGAACTCGCTCAGTACCCGCTCCTTCACCAACCCGCCGTCGATCATGACCAGCACCAACAAGCCGGAATGGCGGCGCATGCAGCAACCGGCGGCCAATGGCCACGGCAATGCGCGCAGTCTGGCAGGCTTCTACGCCGGCCTGCTGGACGGCCAGTTGCTGGATGGGGAACTGCTCGCCGAGTTGACCCGCGAGCATGCCCGTGGCGATGACCTCACATTGCTGACCGCTACTCGCTTCGGCCTCGGCTGCATGCTCGACGAGCCGGACGTGGCCAACGCCACCTACGGCATGGGCCGCTACGCCTTCGGCCACCCCGGTGCTGGTGGCTCCACCGGCTTCGCCGACCCCGAGCGCGAACTGGCATTCGGTTTTGTCACCAACACACTCGGTCCCTACGTCCTGATGGACCCGCGCGCACAGAAACTGGCGCGCGTGGTCAAGGAATGCCTGGGCTGA
- the pdxH gene encoding pyridoxamine 5'-phosphate oxidase, protein MTQTLADMRRDYTRDGLSEDQAPAEPFSLFQHWFGDAVKTEQLPVEPNAMTLATVDAEGRPHCRVLLLKGLDERGFTFFTNYDSAKGEQLLANPFAAMTFFWPALERQVRIEGRVERVTPAESDAYYQVRPLGSRLGAWASPQSRVIRDRGELESLLADTEKRFLDKAPNCPPHWGGYRLLPERIEFWQGRPSRLHDRLNYRLVDGAWVRERLAP, encoded by the coding sequence ATGACCCAGACCCTGGCCGATATGCGCCGCGACTACACCCGTGACGGGCTCAGCGAGGACCAGGCTCCCGCCGAGCCCTTCAGTCTGTTCCAGCACTGGTTCGGCGATGCCGTGAAGACCGAGCAGCTACCGGTCGAACCCAACGCCATGACCCTCGCCACGGTGGATGCCGAAGGTCGTCCCCACTGCCGGGTGTTGCTGCTCAAGGGGCTGGATGAGCGTGGCTTCACCTTCTTCACCAACTACGACAGCGCCAAGGGCGAACAGCTCCTGGCCAATCCCTTCGCCGCCATGACCTTCTTCTGGCCGGCCCTCGAGCGCCAGGTGCGCATCGAGGGCAGGGTAGAGCGGGTGACTCCAGCCGAATCCGATGCCTACTACCAGGTGCGTCCGCTGGGCAGCCGCCTGGGGGCCTGGGCCTCGCCTCAGAGCCGGGTGATCCGTGATCGCGGGGAACTCGAATCCCTGCTGGCCGACACCGAGAAACGCTTCCTCGACAAGGCGCCCAACTGTCCGCCGCATTGGGGCGGCTATCGCCTGCTGCCGGAGCGCATCGAGTTCTGGCAGGGCAGGCCGAGCCGGCTGCACGACCGCCTCAATTACCGTCTGGTGGACGGCGCCTGGGTCCGCGAGCGCCTTGCGCCCTGA